A stretch of Triticum aestivum cultivar Chinese Spring chromosome 1D, IWGSC CS RefSeq v2.1, whole genome shotgun sequence DNA encodes these proteins:
- the LOC123180521 gene encoding heavy metal-associated isoprenylated plant protein 35 yields the protein MAAAEEGAQPLMYQTVALKVSIHCEGCKKKVKKVLHTIEGVYKTDIDTQQHKVVVVGNVSVDALVKKLIKTGKHAEPWPEPLPPLSDANPTASGGGGDGGGGGGGGGKKKKKKKNKNKTAEPAAPGAPTAEGAGGSVPPENHDHAGTCDEASGDEQPHQVEGGGGGGGDPPKNPGAGDPHDGRAGMVAPFAMTPQGMQPMAPSANASGGGGGGKKKKKGKGGNNGNANANGGDGAGATAHMSPHDAPANPATGNASQNAPAVVDAGAYPPATAMSYPGYYGGGAGAGHMPYAMSYSTSHPHRSSAYYHPMAGAAYTGGAGYYYSTAPVSAAPGSYYMFSEENANACSVM from the exons ATGGCGGCTGCTGAAGAAGGCGCACAGCCACTCATGTATCAG ACTGTGGCTCTGAAGGTCAGCATCCACTGTGAGGGCTgcaagaagaaggtcaagaaggtGCTCCACACCATAGAAG GTGTGTACAAGACGGACATAGACACCCAGCAGCACAAGGTAGTGGTCGTTGGCAATGTCTCCGTCGACGCGCTCGTCAAGAAGCTCATCAAGACCGGCAAGCACGCCGAGCCGTGGCCGGagccccttcctcctctctctgacGCTAACCCGACTGCCAGcggaggcggcggtgacggcggcggcggtggtggcggtggcggcaagaagaagaagaaaaaaaagaacaaaaacaaGACCGCCGAGCCGGCGGCGCCGGGTGCCCCGACGGCGGAAGGCGCCGGAGGCTCTGTTCCCCCGGAGAATCACGACCACGCGGGCACGTGCGATGAGGCGTCCGGCGACGAGCAGCCTCATCAGGTtgaaggcggcggtggtggaggcggcgacCCACCGAAGAACCCGGGTGCCGGAGACCCGCACGACGGACGGGCCGGCATGGTCGCCCCTTTCGCCATGACGCCGCAAGGCATGCAGCCTATGGCACCCAGCGCCAATGCctccggtggcggcggtggcggcaagaagaaaaagaaaggcaaGGGAGGCAATAACGGCAATGCCAATGCCAACGGCGGAGACGGCGCCGGTGCAACAGCGCACATGAGCCCACACGACGCGCCCGCGAATCCCGCCACAGGAAACGCCAGTCAGAACGCCCCCGCCGTCGTCGATGCCGGGGCCTACCCGCCCGCCACGGCGATGAGCTACCCGGGCTActacggcggcggcgccggcgcaggGCACATGCCGTACGCCATGAGCTACAGCACCTCGCACCCGCACCGGAGCAGCGCGTACTACCACCCCATGGCCGGCGCGGCCTACACGGGCGGCGCGGGGTACTACTACTCAACGGCACCGGTGTCGGCGGCGCCGGGGTCGTATTACATGTTCAGCGAGGAGAATGCCAACGCATGCAGCGTCATGTGA
- the LOC123180520 gene encoding starch synthase 3, chloroplastic/amyloplastic — MEMALRPRSPLCPRSSQPLVVVRPAGRGGGLAQPFLMNGRFTRSRTLRCMVASSDPPNRKSRKMVSPQVKVISSRGYTTRLIVEPSTENIEHNNRDEETLDTYNALLSTETAEWTDTREAETAKADSSQNALSSSIIGGVDVADEDILAADLTVNSLSSITKKEVDAVDKARVKEDVFELDLPATTLRSVIVDVMDHNGTVQETLRSVIVDVMDDAADKARVEEDVFELDLSGNISSSATTVELDAVDEVGPVQDTFEANSSGNVSNSATVREVDTSAEAGNDQGIFRADLSGNVFSSSTTVEVGAVDEAGSIKDRFETDSSGNVSTSATMWDAIDETVADQDAVEADLSGNASSCATYREVDDVVDETRSEEETFAMDLFASESGHEKHMAVDHVGEATDEEETYQQQYPVPSSFSMWDKAIAKTGVSLNPELRLVRVEEQGKVNFSDKKDLSIDDLPGQNQSIIGSYKQDKSIADVAGPTQSIFGSSKQHRSIVAFPKQNQSIVSVTEQKQSIVGFRSQDLSAVSLPKQNVPIVGTSREGQTKQVPVVDRQDALYVNGLEAKEGDHTSEKTDEDVLHVKFNVDNVLRKHQADRTQAVETITWKKVDEEHLYMTEHQIGAAEGQMVVNEDELSITEIGMGRGDKIQHVLSEEELSWSEDEVQLIEDDGQYEVDETSVSVNVEQDIQGSPQDVVDPQALKVMLQELAEKNYSMRNKLFVFPEVVKADSVIDLYFNRDLTALANEPDVVIKGAFNGWKWRLFTERLHKSDLGGVWWSCKLYIPKEAYRLDFVFFNGRTVYENNGNNDFCIGIEGTMNEDLFEDFLVKEKQRELEKLAMEEAERRTQTEEQRRSKEARAADEAVRAQAKAEIEIKNKKLQSMLSLARTCVDNLWYIEASTDTSGDTIRLYYNRNSRPLAHSTEIWMHGGYNNWSDGLSIVESFVKCNDRDGDWWYADVIPPEKALVLDWVFADGPAGNARNYDNNARQDFHAILPNNNVTEEGFWVQEEQNIYTRLLQERREKEETMKRKAERSANIKAEMKAKTMRRFLLSQKHIVYTEPLEIRAGTTVDVLYNPSNTVLNGKPEVWFRCSFNLWMHPSGALPPQKMVKSGDGPLLKATVNVPPDAYMMDFVFSEWEEDGIYDNRNGMDYHIPVSDSIETENYMRIIHIAVEMAPVAKVGGLGDVVTSLSRAVQDLGHTVEVILPKYDCLNQSSVKDLHLYQSFSWGGTEIKVWVGRVEDLTVYFLEPQNGMFGVGCVYGRNDDRRFGFFCHSALEFILQNEFSPHIIHCHDWSSAPVAWLYKEHYSQSRMASTRVVFTIHNLEFGAHYIGKAMTYCDKATTVSPTYSRDVAGHGAIAPHREKFYGILNGIDPDIWDPYTDNFIPVPYTCENVVEGKRAAKRALQQKFGLQQTDVPIVGIITRLTAQKGIHLIKHAIHRTLESNGQVVLLGSAPDHRIQGDFCRLADALHGVYHGRVKLVLTYDEPLSHLIYAGSDFIIVPSIFEPCGLTQLVAMRYGSIPIVRKTGGLYDTVFDVDNDKDRARSLGLEPNGFSFDGADSNGVDYALNRAIGAWFDARDWFHSLCKRVMEQDWSWNRPALDYIELYHAARKF, encoded by the exons ATGGAGATGGCTCTCCGGCCACGGAGCCCTCTGTGCCCTCGGAGCAGTCAGCCGCTCGTCGTCGTCCGGCCggccggccgcggcggcggcctcgCGCAG CCTTTTTTGATGAATGGCAGATTTACTCGAAGCAGGACCCTTCGATGCATGGTAGCAAGTTCAG ATCCTCCTAATAGGAAATCAAGAAAGATGGTATCACCTCAGGTTAAAGTCATTTCTTCTAGAGGATATACGACAAGACTCATTGTTGAACCAAGCACCGAGAATATAGAACACAATAATCGGGATGAAGAAACTCTTGATACATACAATGCGCTATTAAGTACCGAGACAGCAGAATGGACAGATACTAGAGAAGCCGAGACTGCTAAAGCGGACTCGTCGCAAAATGCTTTAAGCAGTTCTATAATCGGGGGAGTGGATGTGGCGGATGAAGATATACTTGCGGCTGATCTGACAGTGAATTCATTAAGCAGTATAACGAAGAAGGAAGTGGATGCAGTGGACAAAGCTAGAGTTAAAGAAGACGTATTTGAGCTGGATTTGCCAGCAACTACATTGAGAAGTGTGATAGTGGATGTGATGGATCATAATGGGACTGTACAAGAGACATTGAGAAGTGTGATAGTAGATGTGATGGATGATGCGGCGGACAAAGCTAGAGTTGAAGAAGACGTATTTGAGCTGGATTTGTCAGGAAATATTTCAAGCAGTGCGACGACCGTGGAACTAGATGCGGTTGACGAAGTCGGGCCTGTTCAAGACACATTTGAGGCGAACTCGTCAGGAAATGTTTCAAACAGTGCAACGGTACGGGAAGTGGATACGAGTGCTGAAGCTGGGAATGATCAAGGCATATTTAGAGCAGATTTGTCAGGAAATGTTTTTTCAAGCAGTACAACAGTGGAAGTGGGTGCAGTGGATGAAGCTGGGTCTATAAAAGACAGGTTTGAGACGGATTCGTCAGGAAATGTTTCAACAAGTGCGACGATGTGGGATGCAATTGATGAAACCGTGGCTGATCAAGACGCAGTTGAGGCGGATTTGTCGGGAAATGCTTCAAGCTGCGCGACATACAGAGAAGTGGATGATGTGGTGGATGAAACTAGATCAGAAGAGGAAACATTTGCGATGGATTTGTTTGCAAGTGAATCAGGCCATGAGAAACATATGGCAGTGGATCATGTGGGTGAAGCTACCGATGAAGAAGAGACTTACCAACAGCAATATCCAGTACCGTCTTCATTCTCTATGTGGGACAAGGCTATTGCTAAAACAGGTGTAAGTTTGAATCCTGAGCTGCGACTTGTCAGGGTTGAAGAACAAGGCAAAGTAAATTTTAGTGATAAAAAAGACCTGTCAATTGATGATTTACCAGGACAAAACCAATCGATCATTGGTTCCTATAAACAAGATAAATCAATTGCTGATGTTGCGGGACCGACCCAATCAATTTTTGGTTCTAGTAAACAACACCGGTCAATTGTTGCTTTCCCCAAACAAAACCAGTCAATTGTTAGTGTCACTGAGCAAAAGCAGTCCATAGTTGGATTCCGTAGTCAAGATCTTTCGGCTGTTAGTCTCCCTAAACAAAACGTACCAATTGTTGGTACGTCGAGAGAGGGTCAAACAAAGCAAGTTCCTGTTGTTGATAGACAGGATGCGTTGTATGTGAATGGACTGGAAGCTAAGGAGGGAGATCACACATCCGAGAAAACCGATGAGGATGTGCTTCATGTAAAATTTAATGTTGACAATGTGTTGCGGAAGCATCAGGCAGATAGAACCCAAGCAGTGGAAACGATAACTTGGAAGAAAGTTGATGAGGAACATCTTTACATGACTGAACATCAGATAGGTGCTGCCGAAGGACAGATGGTAGTTAACGAGGATGAGCTTTCTATAACTGAAATTGGAATGGGGAGAGGTGATAAAATTCAGCATGTGCTTTCTGAGGAAGAGCTTTCATGGTCTGAAGATGAAGTGCAGTTAATTGAGGATGATGGACAATATGAAGTTGATGAGACCTCTGTGTCCGTTAACGTTGAACAAGATATCCAGGGGTCACCACAGGATGTTGTGGATCCGCAAGCACTAAAGGTGATGCTGCAAGAACTCGCTGAGAAAAATTATTCGATGAGGAACAAGCTGTTTGTTTTTCCAGAGGTAGTGAAAGCTGATTCAGTTATTGATCTTTATTTCAATCGTGACCTAACAGCTTTGGCGAATGAACCCGATGTTGTCATCAAAGGAGCATTCAATGGTTGGAAATGGAGGCTTTTCACTGAAAGATTGCATAAGAGTGACCTTGGAGGGGTTTGGTGGTCTTGCAAACTGTACATACCCAAGGAGGCCTACAGATTAGACTTTGTGTTCTTCAACGGTCGCACGGTCTATGAGAACAATGGCAACAATGATTTCTGTATAGGAATAGAAGGCACTATGAATGAAGATCTGTTTGAGGATTTCTTGGTTAAAGAAAAGCAAAGGGAGCTTGAGAAACTTGCCATGGAAGAAGCTGAAAGGAGGACACAGACTGAAGAACAGCGGCGAAGTAAGGAAGCAAGGGCTGCAGATGAAGCTGTCAGGGCACAAGCGAAGGCCGAGATAGAGATCAAGAACAAAAAATTGCAGAGTATGTTGAGTTTGGCCAGAACATGTGTTGATAATTTGTGGTACATAGAGGCTAGCACAGATACAAGCGGAGATACTATCAGGTTATACTATAACAGAAACTCGAGGCCACTTGCGCATAGTACTGAGATTTGGATGCATGGTGGTTACAACAATTGGTCAGATGGACTCTCTATTGTTGAAAGCTTTGTCAAGTGCAATGACAGAGACGGCGATTGGTGGTATGCAGATG TTATTCCACCTGAAAAAGCACTTGTGTTGGACTGGGTTTTTGCTGATGGGCCAGCTGGGAATGCAAGGAACTATGACAACAATGCTCGACAAGATTTCCATGCTATTCTTCCAAACAACAATGTAACCGAGGAAGGCTTCTGGGTGCAAGAGGAGCAAAACATCTATACAAGGCTTCTGCAAGAAAGGAGAGAAAAGGAAGAAACCATGAAAAGAAAG GCTGAGAGAAGTGCAAATATCAAAGCTGAGATGAAGGCAAAAACTATGCGAAGGTTTCTGCTTTCCCAGAAACACATTGTTTATACCGAACCGCTTGAAATACGTGCCGGAACCACAGTGGATGTGCTATACAATCCCTCTAACACAGTGCTAAATGGAAAGCCGGAGGTTTGGTTTAGATGCTCTTTTAACCTTTGGATGCATCCAAGTGGAGCATTGCCACCCCAGAAGATGGTGAAATCAGGGGATGGGCCGCTCTTAAAAGCCACAG TTAATGTTCCACCGGATGCCTATATGATGGACTTTGTTTTCTCCGAGTGGGAAGAAGATGGGATCTATGACAACAGGAATGGGATGGACTATCATATTCCTGTTTCTGATTCAATTGAAACAGAGAATTACATGCGTATTATCCACATTGCCGTTGAGATGGCCCCCGTTGCAAAG GTTGGAGGTCTCGGGGATGTTGTTACAAGTCTTTCACGTGCCGTTCAAGATCTAGGGCATACTGTCGAGGTTATTCTCCCGAAGTACGACTGTTTGAACCAAAGCAGT GTCAAGGATTTACATTTATATCAAAGTTTTTCTTGGGGTGGTACAGAAATAAAAGTATGGGTTGGACGAGTCGAAGACCTGACCGTTTACTTCCTGGAACCTCAAAATGG GATGTTTGGCGTCGGATGTGTATATGGAAGGAATGATGACCGCAGATTTGGGTTCTTCTGTCATTCTGCTCTTGAGTTTATCCTCCAGAATGAATTTTCTCCA CATATAATACATTGCCATGATTGGTCAAGTGCTCCGGTCGCCTGGCTATATAAGGAACACTATTCCCAATCCAGAATGGCAAGCACTCGGGTTGTATTTACCATCCACAATCTTGAATTTGGAGCACATTATATTGGTAAAGCAATGACATACTGTGATAAAGCCACAACT GTTTCTCCTACATATTCAAGGGACGTGGCAGGCCATGGTGCCATTGCTCCTCATCGTGAGAAATTCTACGGCATTCTCAATGGAATTGATCCAGATATCTGGGATCCATACACTGACAATTTTATCCCG GTCCCTTATACTTGTGAGAATGTTGTCGAAGGCAAGAGAGCTGCAAAAAGGGCCTTGCAGCAGAAGTTTGGATTACAGCAAACTGATGTCCCTATTGTCGGAATCATCACCCGTCTGACAGCCCAGAAGGGAATCCACCTCATCAAGCACGCAATTCACCGAACCCTCGAAAGCAACGGACAG GTGGTTTTGCTTGGTTCAGCTCCAGATCATCGAATACAAGGCGATTTTTGCAGATTGGCCGATGCTCTTCACGGTGTTTACCACGGTAGGGTGAAGCTTGTTCTAACCTACGATGAGCCTCTTTCTCACCTG ATATACGCTGGCTCCGACTTCATTATTGTCCCTTCAATCTTCGAACCCTGTGGCTTAACACAACTTGTTGCCATGCGTTATGGATCGATCCCTATAGTTCGGAAAACCGGAG GACTTTACGACACTGTCTTCGACGTAGACAATGATAAGGACCGGGCTCGGTCTCTTGGTCTTGAACCAAATGGGTTCAGTTTCGACGGAGCCGACAGCAACGGCGTGGATTATGCCCTCAACAG AGCAATCGGCGCTTGGTTCGATGCCCGTGATTGGTTCCACTCCCTGTGTAAGAGGGTCATGGAACAAGACTGGTCATGGAACCGGCCCGCACTGGACTACATTGAATTGTACCATGCCGCTCGAAAATTCTGA